A genomic stretch from Solanum stenotomum isolate F172 chromosome 8, ASM1918654v1, whole genome shotgun sequence includes:
- the LOC125874337 gene encoding EG45-like domain containing protein has protein sequence MSKVSSIWLPIFFLFAQLFHASQADLGTASQYKPPYTPTECFGNDPTQFPSSNFFAAAGEGIWDNGAACGRQYLISCINSVLPKACKAGETIQIKIVDRAKTSQSRPTKEGTTMVLSNAALAAIALPNTPSLNIDFRQV, from the exons ATGTCAAAGGTTTCATCAATATGGCTGCCTATATTCTTCTTATTTGCTCAACTATTTCATGCATCACAAGCTGATCTTGGAACTGCCAGCCAGTATAAGCCACCATATACAC CGACGGAGTGTTTTGGGAATGATCCAACACAATTCCCATCAAGCAACTTCTTTGCAGCAGCAGGGGAAGGAATATGGGACAATGGGGCAGCATGTGGAAGACAATATTTGATCAGTTGTATTAATTCAGTGTTGCCTAAAGCATGTAAAGCTGGAGAAACAATTCAAATAAAGATAGTTGATAGGGCAAAAACATCACAATCAAGGCCAACTAAAGAAGGAACCACCATGGTTCTTTCTAATGCTGCTTTAGCTGCCATTGCTCTTCCAAATACACCTTCACTCAATATTGATTTCAGACA GGTGTAG
- the LOC125873101 gene encoding uncharacterized protein LOC125873101 yields the protein MGAGREVAISLDGVRDKNMMQLKKINTAIFPVRYNDKYYTDAIASGDFTRLAYYSDICVGSIACRLEKKESGAVRVYIMTLGVLAPYRGLGTGTKLLNHVLDLCAKQNVIDIYLHVHTINEEAINFYKKFGFEVTDKISNYYTNISPPDCFVLTKVITQTKKQTV from the exons ATGGGAGCTGGACGTGAAGTAGCAATTTCATTGGATGGAGTTAGGGACAAGAACATGATGCAACTCAAAAAAATCAACACCGCTATTTTCCCAGTACGCTACAATGATAAGTACTACACTGATGCCATTGCCTCTGGTGATTTCACCAGGCTAG CATATTACAGTGATATCTGTGTAGGTTCAATAGCATGTCGCCTTGAGAAGAAGGAAAGTGGGGCTGTTCGTGTTTACATAATGACTCTGGGTGTTTTGGCTCCATATCGTGGGTTAGGTACTG GTACAAAGCTGTTGAATCATGTCCTCGATCTTTGTGCCAAGCAGAATGTTATCGATATTTATTTGCATGTGCACACAATTAATGAAGAAGCCATCAATTTCTATAAGAAATTTGGATTTGAGGTTACTGATAAAATCTCAAACTATTACACAAACATTTCCCCACCAGACTGTTTTGTCCTGACCAAGGTCATCACTCAAACAAAGAAACAGACAGTGTGA
- the LOC125873092 gene encoding 3-ketoacyl-CoA synthase 11-like: MSESKPEAPVNNPPSYSRNFPDFKQSVKLKYVKLGYHYLITHGMYLFLSPLVIVLAAQISTFSPSDLYVLWEQLRFNLISVIICSTLLVFLSTLYFLTRPRPVYLVNFSCYKPEDARICTKKIFMERSKLVGSFPDETLEFQRKILERSGLGDSTYLPEAVLRVPPNPCMAEARKEAEMVMFGAIDELLAKTGIKPKDIGILVVNCSLFNPTPSLSAMIVNHYKLRGNIVSYNLGGMGCSAGLISIDLAKDLLQVHPNTYALVLSMENITLNWYFGTEKSMLLPNCLFRMGGAAVMLSNKGSERRRSKYQLVHTVRTHKGSDDKCFSCVYQMEDPNGKVGVSLSKDLMAVAGDALKTNITTLGPLVLPMSEQLLFFATLVGRKLLKMKIKPYIPDFRLAFEHFCIHAGGRAVLDEIEKNLQLTDWHMEPSRMTLYRFGNTSSSSLWYELAYSEAKGRIKRGDRTWQIAFGSGFKCNSAVWKALRSINPAKEKSPWMDEINQFPVDVPRVAKI, from the coding sequence ATGAGTGAATCCAAACCAGAAGCCCCAGTTAACAACCCTCCTTCTTATTCCAGAAATTTTCCTGATTTCAAACAGTCTGTGAAGCTGAAGTATGTGAAACTTGGTTATCATTACCTTATTACTCATGGAATGTACCTATTTTTATCCCCTCTAGTTATTGTCCTTGCTGCTCAAATCTCTACGTTTTCGCCGAGTGACCTATATGTTCTTTGGGAGCAGCTTAGGTTCAATCTCATATCTGTCATCATATGCTCTACCCTTTTGGTCTTCCTGTCTACCCTCTATTTCCTAACCCGTCCTCGCCCTGTATACCTTGTTAATTTCTCGTGCTATAAGCCTGAAGATGCTAGGATATGCACAAAGAAGATTTTCATGGAGAGGTCAAAGTTGGTTGGTTCATTCCCTGATGAAACTCTTGAGTTCCAGAGGAAAATTCTTGAGAGGTCTGGCCTTGGTGATTCAACTTATCTCCCTGAAGCTGTGCTGAGGGTACCACCAAATCCTTGTATGGCAGAAGCACGGAAAGAAGCTGAGATGGTTATGTTTGGTGCCATTGATGAGCTCCTTGCTAAAACTGGTATTAAGCCAAAAGATATCGGAATTCTAGTAGTAAATTGCAGCTTGTTTAATCCAACACCCTCATTGTCTGCAATGATTGTGAACCATTACAAGCTCCGTGGAAACATTGTGAGCTACAATCTGGGTGGAATGGGTTGCAGTGCTGGTTTGATCTCGATCGATCTTGCAAAAGATCTTCTTCAAGTCCATCCCAATACCTATGCTTTGGTGCTCAGCATGGAAAACATCACCCTGAACTGGTATTTTGGGACTGAGAAATCCATGCTCCTTCCGAATTGCTTATTCCGGATGGGAGGTGCTGCTGTAATGCTCTCCAACAAAGGATCTGAGCGAAGAAGATCTAAGTACCAGTTGGTGCATACTGTCAGAACTCACAAAGGTTCCGATGACAAGTGCTTTTCTTGTGTTTACCAAATGGAAGATCCCAATGGAAAAGTTGGAGTATCGCTGTCAAAGGATTTAATGGCAGTAGCTGGTGATGCTCTTAAAACCAATATCACTACATTGGGTCCTCTTGTGCTTCCCATGTCCGAGCAGTTGCTTTTCTTTGCAACGCTCGTGGGAAGAAAattgttgaagatgaagatcaAGCCTTATATCCCAGACTTTAGATTGGCCTTTGAGCATTTCTGCATTCACGCCGGTGGCAGAGCTGTATTAGATGAAATAGAGAAAAATCTGCAACTCACTGACTGGCATATGGAGCCTTCAAGGATGACATTGTATCGATTCGGAAACACCTCAAGCAGCTCCCTTTGGTACGAATTAGCCTACTCGGAAGCTAAGGGAAGGATCAAGAGGGGAGACCGAACATGGCAAATAGCATTTGGTTCAGGGTTCAAATGTAACAGTGCAGTTTGGAAAGCTTTACGATCAATTAATCCAGCCAAGGAGAAGAGCCCGTGGATGGATGAGATTAACCAGTTCCCCGTGGATGTTCCAAGGGTTGCAAAAATCTAA